DNA sequence from the Malus sylvestris chromosome 10, drMalSylv7.2, whole genome shotgun sequence genome:
gccctttatatttaaactacgatagtttaacttgtgaaatgtccgtaaagtatcatcatatgattggttttagggcacatttccaacatggcCGACCCTCTCCTCATATATATACCTCCATCTCTACTAAATTTCAGTAAGCTTTTGCTACCATTATGAGCCCTAAACAAATACTCTTTTCAAAGAAGAACAAGATGACCAACAAGAGGGGAAACAGAGTTACGGGTGTTAGCTTATATAATAGAACTTACGGACCACCGCTGTAGTGGTTAAATGCATGGTATGTGACATGCAAGTCCGCttgttttattatatgaattaacAGGTCTGACAATTGAAGTTAAGTTGCATTCATGGAATATAATTTATGTTTGGTAGCATGATATAATTGATTTATGTGAGCATGACACTTAGTTTAGCCTTGACAATTATCCTTGATAAGACTTATATCCCTACTAAGCAGTGGTTTTGCTCACCTTTTACATTTTAGACTTTTCAGGTTTGTTAGAAGACTAAAGAAGGGTTGACAAGTTGAGGTTGTGTTAAATGAGcgatttaagaatttttttttatttgtgtacACCCTGTAAGCATTTTGAAGTTATTTTTATACGAgaagtttgtttttttgttttatttttccttaTACTAGCATGCTGGGCGTGAAGTTATTTTTTGCCGACCTTGGATCCAGGGCGTGACACTAATGTTAATGCCATTGAGTAATGATCATATGACTGATCTACAACTTACAGAAACAACATAAAAGTACCAAACCCTGCAATTGTACCAGCAAAATAGGGCATTGACATACAATAGCCGGTCTTGGCCAGGAAACCAGTCAAACGAACGAAAACCAGCTATAGGGTAGAGCCTAACCATCTGTCATTAATTTTAGCTAAAGCTATGTATATCAATAAGTGTGAGTTCCTAAAATAATTTCATGTGACTCCAATATATATTCGATTAATTGGTGtccctaaattttttatttggttttgacCCTCAATCTTTTATAACCTGCCATGTAGGCCTTTGACCGTTAAATATATCCATCAAATTTAAAGTATGAAAAACTGACAGTGTTGATTAATTTAAAGAttgaattaaattgacacattttaaaaaattatgagactCGTAAGGTTAAAAAACTTCACAACAATTAGCTCTTGGGactaaaatttttatttaaaacaatcTAACGGTACACGATTAATCGCTAAGAATCCAACGGTAAAAGTGGTTGACACACATCAGCTGTCGTGCACCAGCGCCATACCATTTCTCACAAAGCAAAACCCTCACAAAGCCCTCCCCCTCCACTGTGGGCAAACAGTAACTCGGAAAATGGCTTGGCGCTCAGCTGGTTCGCTTTCTCGGTCATTGGTGTCCACCGCTAGGGTTTCGTCGCTTCGCTTGGCGCCCCCTCTCCGTCGCCTCCGCCCGCCGTCTCTCTCTACTCCTCGTCGCCTCTTCGCTTCTCCCAGGTTCCCCTTTCAATTTCTCGTCTTTGTatatttcttgaaaaaaaaaaaaatattcacgTTTGCGTTAAGTGCTGATTGGTTTCTGGaaattggagaaaattggatttGAATCAGTGAATTGTTATTTTCTTATGGTATCTGCTGATTTGTTGATTTGTAATTCACAAATTTATGGGGTGTAGTCAAATTGGGATTTGATAGAATTTCAATAGACTTTAAGATCAGAGTGTAGTCGTACcaagtgcacaaggctcccactttatgcagggtctgggagaggtgaatgtcggctagccttacgcagggtctgggagtgtagtcaattatatatattttttttagtacaaccatatatattttacactaaggaaAGGGgggttcggctaagccacataatgaacaacctaatttggtattgaattcgtcATCTACaaaattcgaacctaagaccttagCGAAGAAGAATTTTACTAAACCTTAGTACTGTGTGGCTAGTCAATTAGTTTTTTAAAAGAAAGTTTAAAAGACTTTGAAATCATGGTTAGTCAAATTAAGATTTaagaggattttaaagaatatatccaaatccatggatagTCAATTGAGATTTTAATGGATGATTTTAGAGTGATTATAAATctatgtttgttaaaaaattcaAGGATTTGACAgtattttattaaattgtggattttgtgggatttgagagCAAGAATTATtaggagagagcttggctaatcaacatcacttgttggtgatggatgtacatatcaaaagagagagtaaaaagaacaagacttggaagtgcccaaggaatagatggtggaatctaaaaggagaaaaactttttcaaagagaaagtaatcacccaatgcATGTGGGATAAAGaaggggaagctagccaaaggtgggattccatggctactTGTATCCGAacagtagcaaaagaggtattaggagagtccaagggctttgctccacaccaaaaggaat
Encoded proteins:
- the LOC126584722 gene encoding uncharacterized protein LOC126584722 isoform X2, with translation MAWRSAGSLSRSLVSTARVSSLRLAPPLRRLRPPSLSTPRRLFASPRNMGELGCIQSLLPMHNVTAATCLTSHLAANARGCCELSHGRNGKDG
- the LOC126584722 gene encoding uncharacterized protein LOC126584722 isoform X3: MAWRSAGSLSRSLVSTARVSSLRLAPPLRRLRPPSLSTPRRLFASPRNMGELGCIQSLLPMHNVTAATCLTSHLAANARGCCELSHGT